From the genome of Geminocystis herdmanii PCC 6308, one region includes:
- a CDS encoding DUF6515 family protein: MKNLSKKPFIFTFTVLLTILAIFSDVAYAGRGGRGGGARGGGGARTSSVNRSSGARGGGASQRVNSSTSLQNRGNFSNSSSRQGNQGQRQTNRSDAQGNRQTNQGERQTNRSDAQGDRQTNQGERQTNRSNAQGDRQDNRQTNQGNRQDNAGNRQDNRQNNAGNRQDNRQDFVNDNWRGGGWYGGGYYAPPGWGAWTAAVGLTAGLAIGASVATPPPYYDTIYIGSTSYIYSDGVYMQPSNGNYVIISPPVGAVVSYLPDGCTVTQMGNTQYYDCAGIYYQTFYQNGTTVYKVIQI; encoded by the coding sequence ATGAAAAACTTATCCAAAAAACCCTTTATTTTTACTTTCACCGTGTTACTCACTATCTTAGCTATTTTCTCCGATGTCGCCTACGCAGGACGTGGTGGACGGGGTGGCGGTGCAAGAGGTGGAGGAGGTGCAAGAACCAGCAGTGTCAATCGATCGAGCGGTGCAAGAGGTGGTGGTGCATCTCAACGGGTAAATAGTAGTACCAGTTTACAAAATAGAGGCAACTTTAGTAATTCTTCCAGTCGTCAGGGTAATCAAGGGCAACGACAAACTAACCGTAGTGATGCTCAAGGTAATCGTCAGACTAATCAGGGAGAAAGACAAACTAACCGTAGTGATGCTCAAGGCGATCGTCAGACTAATCAAGGAGAAAGACAAACTAACCGTAGTAATGCTCAAGGCGATCGTCAAGATAACCGTCAAACTAATCAAGGTAATCGTCAAGATAATGCAGGGAATCGCCAAGATAATCGTCAAAATAATGCAGGAAATCGCCAAGATAACCGTCAGGATTTTGTCAATGATAACTGGCGTGGTGGTGGTTGGTACGGTGGAGGCTACTATGCTCCTCCCGGTTGGGGTGCTTGGACTGCGGCAGTGGGCTTAACTGCTGGATTAGCTATTGGTGCGAGTGTTGCGACTCCGCCTCCCTATTACGATACTATTTATATTGGCTCAACTTCTTATATCTATTCCGATGGAGTTTATATGCAACCTAGTAACGGAAACTATGTCATTATTTCTCCTCCTGTGGGTGCTGTCGTCAGTTATCTCCCCGATGGATGCACCGTGACTCAAATGGGAAATACTCAATATTATGATTGTGCTGGTATCTATTATCAAACTTTCTACCAAAATGGTACAACGGTTTATAAGGTGATTCAAATTTAA
- a CDS encoding DUF2092 domain-containing protein has translation MNYSKILLTLAFCVTSTFGVASKIQAQNVPNTETSPITTDELLNQVCDFLKSQQSFSVEMDVTYDNVLASGSKVQYSGYKQVSLQRPNLLRVDTIGDQEKRSFYYDGKSFTLFSPLLNVFATKEAPTTIDDMVSSIEQNYGFTIAMSNLFTSNPCRVLDDIIEEPLYIGSNLVNRVETDHLLLVTDDWDGQLWISQDNPPLIKKAIITYKNLPNAPQYTVLFSNWNFKPSFSQDIFTFTPKKDNVRIEILPPSP, from the coding sequence ATGAACTATTCAAAAATTTTATTAACTCTTGCTTTTTGTGTAACTTCCACCTTTGGTGTAGCATCAAAAATACAAGCTCAAAATGTCCCCAATACAGAAACATCTCCCATAACCACAGATGAATTATTAAACCAAGTCTGCGATTTTCTCAAGAGTCAACAATCCTTTAGTGTAGAAATGGATGTCACCTATGACAACGTTTTAGCATCAGGCTCAAAAGTTCAATATAGCGGTTATAAACAAGTATCCCTACAAAGACCTAATTTGCTCAGAGTGGATACCATCGGAGATCAGGAAAAAAGAAGTTTTTATTATGATGGTAAATCTTTTACCTTATTTTCTCCCCTTCTCAATGTTTTTGCTACCAAAGAAGCACCCACAACTATTGATGACATGGTGAGTTCGATCGAACAAAACTATGGTTTCACTATTGCCATGTCGAACTTATTTACCAGTAATCCTTGTCGTGTCCTTGATGATATAATAGAAGAACCTTTATACATTGGGAGTAACTTGGTTAATCGAGTCGAAACAGATCACTTACTTCTCGTTACCGATGATTGGGATGGACAATTATGGATTAGTCAAGATAATCCTCCTTTAATCAAAAAAGCCATCATCACCTATAAAAATCTACCGAATGCCCCTCAATATACGGTGTTATTCTCTAATTGGAACTTTAAACCCTCATTTTCTCAAGATATTTTTACTTTCACCCCAAAAAAGGATAACGTCAGAATTGAAATCTTACCCCCCTCACCTTAA
- a CDS encoding AI-2E family transporter: MENNSKLINTIIRFFTIGFLLAWCFILIRPFIIIFLWAGVLSIALFPVFEWLKNRLGGRRKLSAILLGLVGIGIILGPISIIATILFHNAQTIVDGIEAGTLVIPPPSPKIADLPLVGKPLNEIWQLASLNLKGLIGQFHTQIVAFSKTLLLQATNLGLILLKFIVSIIIAVILILKAQSLNQGITLFVSRLAPSRGEEFMQLATTTIRSVTRGVIGVAVIQTLLVAFGLILAKIPAAGILTLVSLFLSIIQIGPGLIVLPAIVFAWTTMNPLGALLFTIWMILATLIDNVLKPMLMGKGLPVPIVVILLGVIGGTIAHGILGLFVGPVILILGYELIGAWLKEDSNTT, from the coding sequence ATGGAAAATAACTCTAAACTAATCAATACAATCATTCGATTTTTTACCATCGGCTTCTTATTGGCTTGGTGCTTTATTCTCATTCGTCCGTTTATCATCATCTTCCTTTGGGCAGGGGTATTGTCGATCGCACTCTTTCCTGTTTTTGAGTGGCTGAAAAACCGTCTAGGAGGACGTAGAAAGTTATCCGCCATACTCCTAGGGTTAGTTGGTATTGGTATTATTCTAGGACCTATTAGTATAATCGCAACTATTTTGTTTCATAATGCTCAAACCATAGTTGACGGCATTGAAGCAGGTACTTTAGTTATACCTCCTCCATCCCCAAAAATTGCCGATTTACCCCTCGTTGGTAAACCTTTAAATGAGATTTGGCAACTGGCATCGTTAAACCTGAAAGGATTAATTGGTCAATTTCATACACAAATTGTCGCATTTTCTAAAACCCTTTTATTACAAGCCACCAATCTTGGTTTAATATTACTGAAATTTATTGTCTCTATAATTATCGCAGTCATATTAATTCTAAAAGCCCAAAGTTTAAACCAAGGCATAACATTATTTGTCTCAAGGTTAGCGCCATCCAGAGGGGAAGAATTTATGCAACTAGCAACCACAACTATACGCAGTGTAACTCGTGGTGTCATCGGCGTTGCAGTAATACAAACTCTATTGGTGGCTTTTGGGTTAATTTTAGCCAAAATTCCCGCCGCAGGAATACTAACTTTAGTATCCTTATTTTTAAGTATTATTCAAATTGGTCCGGGATTAATAGTTTTACCTGCGATCGTGTTTGCTTGGACAACCATGAACCCTTTAGGGGCTTTACTTTTCACCATCTGGATGATTTTAGCTACTTTGATTGATAATGTACTTAAACCTATGTTAATGGGAAAAGGGCTACCAGTTCCGATCGTGGTTATTTTATTAGGAGTAATTGGCGGTACGATCGCCCATGGCATTCTCGGCTTATTTGTAGGTCCTGTAATCTTGATTCTCGGTTATGAATTAATAGGAGCATGGCTCAAGGAAGACTCAAATACGACATAG
- a CDS encoding HEPN domain-containing protein, with product MNENEKQFLLKAKQSLEASKHLFEGKFYDFAVARAYYTMFYLASAFLAQEELYFSKHSAVISAFGREFIKTQKIPQQYHKYLREVQNMRNLGDYGDYNSLGKEEAQLQIDRAENFLQYTLNLYENIEDK from the coding sequence ATGAATGAAAATGAAAAACAATTTCTTCTTAAAGCAAAACAAAGTTTAGAAGCATCAAAACATTTATTTGAAGGGAAATTCTATGACTTTGCGGTTGCTAGAGCTTATTATACAATGTTTTATCTTGCGTCTGCTTTTCTAGCACAAGAGGAACTTTATTTCTCTAAACATTCAGCAGTAATATCAGCATTCGGAAGAGAATTTATTAAAACTCAAAAAATTCCTCAACAATATCATAAGTATTTAAGAGAGGTACAAAATATGAGAAATTTGGGAGATTATGGAGACTATAATTCATTAGGTAAAGAGGAAGCACAGTTACAAATTGATCGGGCAGAAAATTTTTTACAATATACTTTAAATCTTTATGAAAATATTGAGGATAAGTAA
- a CDS encoding nucleotidyltransferase domain-containing protein: MDKIKNVITKVKKELENVYKEELVSLILFGSQARGEANQYSDIDILVILNRPVNPVLEIKKNIDKLTDLSLENDIEINCFYVSQEQFKTRKNPLFKNIEKEGILL; the protein is encoded by the coding sequence ATGGACAAAATAAAAAATGTAATTACTAAAGTTAAAAAAGAACTTGAAAACGTTTACAAAGAAGAATTAGTAAGCCTAATTTTATTCGGTTCTCAAGCTAGGGGAGAGGCTAATCAATATTCGGATATTGATATTTTAGTTATTTTAAATCGTCCCGTTAACCCTGTTCTTGAAATTAAAAAAAATATAGATAAATTAACTGATTTATCCTTAGAAAATGATATAGAAATTAACTGTTTTTATGTATCTCAAGAGCAATTTAAAACGAGAAAAAATCCTTTATTCAAAAACATTGAGAAAGAAGGGATTTTATTATGA
- a CDS encoding efflux RND transporter permease subunit produces the protein MIKPDSIAAAKSRFRPIMMTSLSGIVGYIPLMTASGAGALSRWSIGTVSFGGYLVATVLSLAIAPILYIVIKTFEKNVLDS, from the coding sequence ATGATTAAACCAGATTCGATCGCCGCCGCTAAATCTCGTTTTCGCCCTATTATGATGACTTCTCTGTCTGGTATTGTGGGATATATTCCCTTAATGACGGCAAGTGGTGCAGGGGCTTTAAGTCGTTGGTCGATCGGTACTGTAAGTTTTGGCGGTTATCTAGTGGCTACAGTATTAAGTTTAGCGATCGCGCCTATTTTGTATATTGTGATCAAAACCTTTGAAAAAAACGTTTTAGATAGTTAA
- a CDS encoding helix-turn-helix domain-containing protein encodes MMNFDWYPTDLYFQGQPVKGLSSLDIFSQCRMRFNQPYNSMGISKNLLYLPLEKKYHHSNDDEQNLYEQMNLFTLPVDLVDALKSLIRSQLFGGNIQIQTIADSIGISKRSLQRFLADKGLSYSHLIDQVRFQLAVEWLKDKTIPIGDIALELQYSEVNNFTRAFKRWTGLTPREYRHRL; translated from the coding sequence ATGATGAATTTTGACTGGTATCCTACAGACTTATATTTTCAAGGGCAACCAGTAAAAGGATTATCAAGTCTTGATATATTTTCTCAATGTCGGATGCGTTTCAATCAACCCTATAATTCTATGGGTATTTCTAAAAATCTTCTCTATTTACCCCTTGAAAAAAAGTATCACCATAGCAATGATGATGAACAAAATTTATACGAACAAATGAACTTATTTACCCTTCCTGTGGATTTGGTGGATGCTCTTAAATCATTGATTCGCTCTCAATTATTTGGCGGTAATATTCAAATACAAACTATAGCAGATTCGATCGGTATAAGTAAAAGAAGCCTTCAAAGATTTTTAGCGGATAAAGGTTTGAGTTATTCTCATTTAATAGATCAAGTAAGATTTCAGTTAGCAGTGGAATGGTTGAAAGATAAAACTATACCTATTGGTGACATCGCTTTGGAACTTCAGTATAGTGAAGTAAATAATTTTACGAGGGCATTTAAAAGATGGACTGGCTTAACCCCTAGGGAATATCGTCATCGATTGTAA
- a CDS encoding ribonucleoside-diphosphate reductase subunit alpha, translated as MLLDTQQSTISSHSYTVSHSNHNHSVDTVTKSIEVIKRNGKSAPLDVSKIRKVVDWACNGKDVNTIALESGLKTRLRDGITTRDIQDNLINCALEMCDLDQPDWRYVAGRLHVWSLWKDCLATRGYNYGNYAQTVADFVEQGRYDRRILTYTPEELEIANSWINPDWDLDYDYAGAVLLTNRYLLPQELPQEAYLTCSLLLAMVENTDNRLTYARKFYESIASRRISLATPILANLRVPNGSLTSCFIVSIDDNLESIFDEITNTARISKNGGGVGVNVSRIRATGSSVMGKKNASGGVIPWIKLLNDTAIAVNQGGRRAGAVTVGLDIWHLDVPEFLEMQTENGDQRRKAYDVFPQLILPDEFMRRVQNKQDWTLVDPFEVKNALGIDLPPLWGAEFEKAYGIIEANLDTKIKLYKKVNARELFKHIMRAQVETGMPYLAFKDAINKANPNKHDGYIPGVNLCTESFSNVTPDKYAHCCNLVSLNLANLEKEEMESICTLAVRILDNTIEITLPPFADAKEHNNRYRTIGVGAMGLADWLAKRELRYNNLAEISNLFEDIGYYCTNASMELSKERGAYPAFEGSDWSKGLLIGSKPVEWFEENAYEKPRWLQLSLDIQEFGIRNSHITAIAPNTSSSLVQGCTASVLPVYSRFFYDKWAKGTVPIAPPYINDKNWFYQENKNLHQDIVVNSIAVIQQWVDTGISMELLFNLNQGVYFAEEGERALKAKDIYDTLVMAWEKGCKAVYYVRIVQRDSFKEECTACAN; from the coding sequence ATGTTATTGGATACGCAACAAAGTACGATCTCTAGCCACTCCTATACCGTTAGTCATAGTAATCATAATCACAGTGTCGATACTGTAACCAAAAGTATTGAGGTGATTAAAAGAAATGGTAAATCTGCCCCCCTTGATGTTAGTAAAATCAGAAAAGTAGTCGATTGGGCTTGTAATGGTAAAGATGTTAATACCATCGCCCTCGAATCTGGTTTGAAAACTCGTTTGCGTGATGGCATCACCACGAGGGATATTCAGGATAATCTTATTAATTGTGCCTTAGAAATGTGTGATCTGGATCAACCAGATTGGCGTTATGTCGCTGGAAGGTTGCACGTCTGGAGTTTATGGAAAGATTGCCTTGCCACCAGAGGCTATAATTACGGTAATTATGCTCAAACCGTAGCGGATTTTGTGGAGCAGGGTAGGTACGATCGACGCATTTTAACCTATACCCCTGAAGAATTAGAAATTGCCAATAGTTGGATTAACCCCGATTGGGATTTAGATTATGACTATGCAGGGGCGGTTTTATTAACTAATCGTTATCTCTTACCCCAAGAGTTACCCCAAGAAGCCTATTTAACTTGCTCGTTATTGTTGGCAATGGTGGAAAATACCGATAATCGCTTGACTTATGCTCGTAAGTTTTATGAGTCGATCGCATCTCGCCGTATCTCCCTTGCCACCCCTATTTTAGCTAACTTGAGAGTGCCGAATGGCTCATTAACAAGTTGTTTTATTGTGAGTATTGATGACAACTTAGAAAGTATTTTTGATGAAATTACTAATACTGCTAGAATTTCCAAAAACGGTGGAGGAGTAGGGGTAAACGTGTCCAGAATTAGGGCGACAGGAAGCTCTGTGATGGGTAAAAAGAACGCTTCAGGGGGGGTGATACCTTGGATAAAACTCCTCAATGACACCGCTATAGCAGTGAATCAGGGGGGAAGACGTGCCGGGGCTGTAACTGTTGGTTTAGATATATGGCATTTAGACGTACCCGAATTTCTGGAAATGCAGACAGAAAACGGAGATCAGAGACGTAAGGCTTATGACGTATTCCCGCAACTTATCTTACCTGATGAGTTTATGCGTAGGGTGCAAAATAAGCAAGATTGGACTTTAGTTGATCCTTTTGAGGTAAAAAACGCTTTAGGCATTGATTTACCGCCGTTATGGGGGGCAGAATTTGAAAAAGCCTACGGCATTATTGAAGCTAACCTAGATACAAAAATCAAGCTGTATAAGAAGGTAAACGCTAGAGAGTTATTTAAACACATCATGAGGGCGCAGGTAGAAACAGGAATGCCTTATCTTGCTTTCAAGGATGCCATTAATAAAGCTAATCCGAACAAACATGATGGTTATATTCCGGGAGTGAATTTATGTACTGAATCCTTCTCGAATGTTACCCCTGATAAATATGCCCACTGCTGTAATTTAGTCTCCCTTAACCTTGCTAATTTGGAAAAAGAGGAGATGGAATCTATCTGTACTTTAGCGGTGAGAATTTTAGATAATACGATCGAGATTACTTTACCACCTTTTGCCGATGCGAAGGAACATAATAACCGTTATCGTACCATCGGAGTGGGTGCTATGGGGTTAGCGGATTGGTTAGCGAAACGGGAGTTAAGATATAACAACCTTGCAGAAATTAGTAACTTATTCGAGGATATTGGTTATTATTGCACCAATGCCTCCATGGAATTATCCAAGGAAAGAGGAGCTTATCCTGCTTTTGAGGGTAGCGATTGGAGTAAAGGCTTATTAATAGGTAGTAAACCCGTAGAATGGTTTGAAGAAAACGCCTATGAGAAACCCCGTTGGCTACAACTATCCTTAGATATTCAAGAATTTGGTATCCGTAATTCTCATATTACTGCGATCGCGCCCAATACTTCATCATCTTTAGTGCAGGGTTGCACTGCCAGTGTGTTACCTGTTTATAGTCGCTTTTTCTATGATAAATGGGCTAAAGGTACAGTGCCAATTGCCCCCCCCTATATCAACGATAAAAACTGGTTTTACCAAGAAAACAAAAATCTCCATCAAGATATAGTAGTAAATTCGATCGCTGTGATTCAACAATGGGTTGACACAGGTATCTCAATGGAATTACTATTTAATCTCAATCAAGGAGTATATTTTGCTGAAGAGGGAGAAAGAGCGTTAAAAGCAAAAGACATTTATGATACCTTAGTCATGGCATGGGAGAAAGGTTGTAAAGCCGTTTATTATGTCAGGATTGTGCAAAGGGATTCTTTTAAAGAAGAATGTACCGCTTGCGCAAATTAA
- the nuoH gene encoding NADH-quinone oxidoreductase subunit NuoH: MNSGIDLQGSFITSLTDFGLSQELAKTLWIPLPLGLMIIGATVGVLVSVWLERKISAAAQQRIGPEYAGPLGVLQPVADGIKLVFKEDIVPAKADSVLFTLGPAIVVIPVFLSYLIVPFGQNLVITDLNVGIFLWISLSSITPIGLLMAGYASNNKYSLLGGLRAAAQSISYEIPLALSVLAVAMMSNSLSTIDIVEQQSSYGILSWNIWRQPVGFLIFWIAALAECERLPFDLPEAEEELVAGYQTEYAGMKFGLFYVGSYVNLVLSALVFAILYLGGWEFPIPLSNLAGWIGVSENTPWLQVITASLGISMMVLKAYFLVFIAILLRWTVPRVRIDQLLDLGWKFLLPVSLVNLLLTAALKLAFPMAFGG; encoded by the coding sequence ATGAACTCAGGTATTGATTTACAAGGAAGTTTTATCACTTCCCTCACGGATTTTGGACTTTCTCAAGAATTAGCGAAAACCCTTTGGATTCCTTTACCTTTGGGTTTAATGATTATTGGTGCTACCGTAGGAGTCTTAGTTAGTGTTTGGTTAGAAAGAAAAATCTCGGCGGCGGCACAACAACGGATTGGACCAGAATACGCTGGTCCTTTGGGAGTATTGCAACCCGTTGCCGATGGTATAAAATTAGTTTTTAAAGAAGATATTGTCCCTGCGAAAGCTGATAGTGTATTATTTACACTAGGTCCTGCCATCGTAGTAATACCAGTATTTTTGTCCTATCTCATCGTACCCTTTGGACAAAATTTAGTTATCACAGACTTAAACGTAGGGATTTTTCTCTGGATTTCTTTATCTAGTATTACCCCCATTGGTTTATTAATGGCAGGTTATGCTTCTAATAATAAATATTCTCTCTTAGGAGGATTACGCGCGGCGGCACAGTCTATCAGCTATGAAATTCCCCTAGCTTTATCAGTTTTAGCCGTCGCCATGATGTCTAATAGTTTAAGTACGATCGACATCGTGGAACAACAATCGAGCTACGGAATTTTAAGTTGGAATATTTGGAGACAACCCGTAGGCTTCCTCATCTTTTGGATAGCCGCCTTAGCCGAATGTGAGCGCTTACCCTTCGACTTACCCGAAGCAGAAGAAGAATTAGTGGCAGGTTATCAAACAGAATACGCAGGAATGAAATTCGGTTTATTCTATGTCGGTTCTTACGTTAACCTAGTACTATCAGCATTGGTATTTGCCATCTTGTATTTAGGTGGTTGGGAATTTCCCATTCCTTTAAGTAACCTTGCCGGTTGGATAGGTGTAAGTGAAAACACCCCTTGGCTTCAAGTAATAACCGCTTCCTTGGGTATCAGTATGATGGTATTAAAAGCCTATTTCCTCGTCTTTATTGCCATTTTATTGCGTTGGACTGTACCTCGTGTCAGAATTGATCAACTATTAGATTTAGGCTGGAAATTTTTACTCCCCGTATCCTTAGTTAATTTATTACTTACCGCCGCCTTAAAATTAGCCTTCCCCATGGCTTTTGGTGGCTAA
- a CDS encoding Uma2 family endonuclease, producing MVTLIAEKKIDITLEEFLTFPEEKPAQEYIDNQIIAKPMPQGKHSIIQGELVTAINSVVKPKKVALAFPELRCTFGGKSIVPDIVVLTYDHIPRDENGDIANVVSIAPDWIIEILSPDQKNHSMIIKKILRCLEAGCQLGWIIDPQQKTIFTYYQQKVTYFDRDEDILPVPDFINNLKLSIADIFSWLKF from the coding sequence ATGGTGACGTTAATTGCTGAAAAAAAAATCGACATAACTTTAGAGGAATTTTTGACTTTCCCTGAAGAAAAACCTGCTCAAGAATATATTGATAATCAAATTATTGCAAAACCTATGCCCCAAGGAAAACATAGTATTATTCAAGGTGAGTTAGTAACGGCGATTAATTCTGTTGTTAAACCCAAAAAAGTTGCGTTGGCTTTTCCCGAATTGAGATGTACTTTTGGGGGAAAGTCGATCGTGCCTGATATAGTAGTTTTAACTTATGATCATATTCCTAGGGACGAAAATGGAGATATTGCTAACGTAGTTTCGATCGCACCTGATTGGATTATTGAAATTCTCTCTCCTGATCAAAAAAATCATAGTATGATTATTAAAAAAATTCTGCGTTGTCTTGAAGCAGGTTGTCAATTAGGATGGATTATTGATCCTCAACAAAAAACTATCTTTACTTATTATCAGCAAAAAGTGACTTATTTCGATCGAGATGAAGATATATTACCCGTACCTGATTTTATCAATAATTTAAAACTTTCGATCGCAGATATTTTTTCTTGGTTAAAATTTTAA
- the psaD gene encoding photosystem I reaction center subunit II PsaD has protein sequence MSETIQLTGQMPKFGGSTGGLLSAADREEKYAITWTSKSEQVFEMPTGGAAIMNEGENLFYFARKEQCLALGTQLRTKFKPKIEDYKVYRVYPTGEIQYLHPADGVFPEKVNEGREFHGKKDRSIGKNPEPVTLKFSGKAPYDV, from the coding sequence ATGAGCGAAACAATTCAACTTACTGGACAGATGCCTAAATTCGGTGGTAGCACCGGCGGTTTACTTTCTGCTGCTGACAGAGAAGAAAAGTATGCTATTACTTGGACAAGTAAAAGTGAGCAGGTTTTTGAAATGCCTACCGGTGGCGCCGCTATTATGAATGAAGGGGAAAATTTATTTTATTTTGCCCGTAAAGAGCAATGTTTGGCTTTAGGCACTCAATTACGCACCAAATTCAAACCCAAAATTGAAGATTATAAAGTTTACCGTGTATATCCTACTGGTGAAATCCAATATCTTCATCCTGCTGATGGTGTATTCCCTGAGAAAGTTAACGAAGGTCGTGAATTTCACGGCAAAAAAGACAGAAGTATCGGTAAAAATCCTGAGCCTGTCACCCTCAAATTCTCTGGTAAAGCACCCTACGACGTTTAA
- a CDS encoding YgaP family membrane protein produces the protein MFNNVGTVDRIIRFIFASVCAYLGLFTYSGSSLGIGLTIGAGLLTFSALASTCLMYGLLGISTKKPLQN, from the coding sequence ATGTTTAATAATGTAGGAACAGTCGATCGTATCATTCGTTTTATTTTCGCTTCTGTATGTGCCTATTTGGGCTTATTTACCTATAGCGGTTCATCTTTAGGAATTGGTTTAACCATTGGAGCAGGTTTATTAACTTTTAGTGCTTTAGCAAGTACTTGTTTAATGTACGGTTTATTAGGTATTAGTACTAAAAAACCTCTACAAAACTGA
- the petC gene encoding cytochrome b6-f complex iron-sulfur subunit, whose product MSKFYITEPTYLTVTEDGTLNPWGIFDNCTHLGCTFPWNNNEAQFQCPCHGSRYDAKGVVLRGPAPLPLKLAHVNVEGEYIRISPWTENDPRTGEKPWWV is encoded by the coding sequence ATGAGTAAGTTTTATATAACAGAACCAACCTACTTAACCGTCACGGAAGATGGTACTTTAAACCCTTGGGGAATTTTTGATAATTGTACTCACTTGGGGTGTACTTTCCCTTGGAATAACAATGAAGCTCAATTTCAATGTCCTTGTCATGGCTCACGTTATGATGCAAAAGGTGTCGTCTTAAGAGGACCAGCACCCTTGCCATTAAAATTAGCTCATGTCAATGTTGAAGGTGAATATATTAGAATTTCTCCGTGGACAGAAAATGATCCTCGTACGGGGGAAAAACCTTGGTGGGTTTAA
- a CDS encoding rhodanese-like domain-containing protein: MSKLISVLFLSLWLYGCSHLEVNPVIAFVTPNQDMGQIQLIDEKNSDSTLELVYQNLALPSVKDFLHSIPADYYTVKQINALKVLTKEKRALLIDVREKNEYDSGHIKNAINIPIRTLTDNLQQIPKNRPVILYCSTGYRTALGVMALQMLGYNNVKGFPPSIEGWKAGGELLESTPLSLKTFE, translated from the coding sequence ATGAGCAAATTAATATCTGTCTTGTTTTTAAGTCTTTGGTTATATGGTTGCAGTCATTTAGAAGTAAATCCTGTAATTGCTTTTGTTACTCCTAATCAAGATATGGGACAAATACAACTAATTGACGAAAAAAATTCTGATTCTACCCTTGAGTTAGTTTATCAAAATTTAGCCTTGCCTTCGGTTAAAGATTTTCTTCATTCTATTCCAGCAGATTATTACACGGTTAAACAAATTAATGCTCTGAAAGTTTTAACCAAAGAAAAACGAGCTTTACTCATTGATGTTAGAGAGAAAAATGAGTATGATTCAGGGCATATAAAAAATGCTATTAATATTCCCATCCGAACATTAACCGATAATCTCCAGCAAATTCCTAAAAATCGCCCTGTCATATTATATTGCTCAACGGGTTATCGTACTGCTTTAGGGGTAATGGCATTACAAATGCTCGGCTATAATAATGTTAAAGGTTTTCCCCCTAGCATTGAAGGATGGAAAGCTGGAGGAGAATTATTAGAATCGACACCCCTCTCACTCAAGACATTTGAGTAG